The proteins below come from a single Candidatus Polarisedimenticolia bacterium genomic window:
- a CDS encoding response regulator transcription factor, whose product MAPGKRTRILVADDHTIVRQGLRAILEGEPDMEVVGEAADGREAVKKAVCLAPDVVIMDVSMPKMNGLEATARIVKDNPSIRVVALTMHSSEEYVYSLLKAGAKGYLLKESVSSDLVEAIHAVEGGGTYLHPSISNRVVEGYLKGPQAGTHAGMVDVLTPREREILQLIAEGHTNKEIAGLLGLSVKTIENHRTRIMDKLEIHNVAGLTRYAIERGIASASSRPDRLRGDLR is encoded by the coding sequence ATGGCGCCTGGCAAGCGAACCCGCATCCTGGTGGCCGACGATCACACGATTGTGCGCCAGGGACTCAGGGCCATACTGGAGGGCGAGCCCGACATGGAAGTCGTCGGGGAGGCCGCCGACGGCCGCGAAGCGGTCAAGAAGGCCGTGTGTCTCGCGCCCGACGTGGTGATCATGGACGTCAGCATGCCGAAAATGAACGGGCTCGAAGCGACGGCCCGCATCGTCAAGGACAACCCCTCCATCCGGGTCGTCGCCCTGACGATGCACAGCAGCGAAGAGTACGTCTACTCCCTGCTCAAGGCGGGGGCGAAGGGTTATCTGCTCAAGGAATCGGTCTCGTCCGACCTGGTCGAGGCGATCCACGCGGTGGAGGGGGGCGGCACCTACCTGCACCCGTCGATCTCGAACCGGGTGGTCGAGGGATACCTGAAGGGGCCGCAAGCCGGGACGCATGCGGGGATGGTCGACGTCCTGACGCCGCGCGAGCGGGAAATCCTGCAGCTCATCGCCGAGGGGCACACCAACAAGGAGATCGCCGGGTTGCTGGGGCTCTCCGTGAAGACGATCGAGAACCACCGGACGCGCATCATGGATAAGCTCGAGATCCACAATGTCGCCGGCCTGACGCGTTACGCCATCGAACGAGGAATCGCCAGCGCGTCGTCCCGGCCCGACAGGCTGCGCGGCGACCTGCGCTAG
- a CDS encoding DegT/DnrJ/EryC1/StrS family aminotransferase: MASSRIPAGGAAGKSDQKARIQAVDPAAEYAGLKPEIDAAVTRVLASGRYIGGPEIEGLEREFASFCGVAHAVAVSSGTDALRFALMAAGLGHGGAPGGGPAGGAPGGGSVGGALGSGRDAAGERPEVITTPLTFIGTTEAISQAGGRPVFVDVDPASLTLDPARLEGALTRRTRAIVPIHLFGQVADMDPILDCARRRGISVVEDACQAHGALYAGRGGGGGRAAGSLGDAGCFSFYPSKNLGACGEGGLVTSARADIADRVRRLRDHGQSEKYVHAEEGYNGRLDALQAAILRVKLKRLAARNERRRALAARYGARLVEMGLAAPSSGGGDHRQAGAPLRLPVEKPWGTHAYHLYTVRLSPGDARPSDARPGAASLRDRVRAALLEQGIETGIHYPIPLHLQPAYAWMGLREGAFPEAERAAREVLSLPIHPEMTDDQVDRVCAALAKALARP; encoded by the coding sequence ATGGCATCGTCGCGAATTCCCGCCGGCGGGGCCGCGGGCAAGAGCGATCAGAAAGCGCGGATCCAGGCGGTCGATCCGGCGGCGGAATATGCCGGGCTGAAGCCGGAGATCGACGCCGCCGTCACGCGCGTCCTCGCGTCCGGGCGCTACATCGGCGGCCCGGAGATCGAGGGGCTGGAGCGCGAGTTCGCCTCCTTCTGCGGCGTGGCGCACGCGGTGGCGGTGAGCAGCGGCACCGACGCTCTGCGCTTCGCGCTGATGGCCGCGGGCCTCGGGCACGGCGGCGCGCCTGGAGGCGGTCCCGCCGGCGGCGCGCCTGGAGGCGGCTCCGTCGGCGGCGCGTTGGGGTCCGGCCGGGACGCCGCAGGCGAGCGGCCCGAGGTCATCACCACGCCTCTGACCTTCATCGGCACGACCGAGGCCATCAGCCAGGCGGGGGGCCGGCCGGTCTTCGTCGACGTCGATCCCGCATCCCTGACGCTCGATCCCGCCCGGCTCGAAGGGGCGCTCACCCGCAGGACGCGGGCCATCGTGCCGATCCACCTGTTCGGCCAGGTGGCGGACATGGACCCGATTCTCGATTGCGCCCGCCGGCGGGGCATCTCGGTCGTCGAGGACGCCTGCCAGGCGCATGGAGCTCTCTATGCCGGCCGTGGCGGCGGTGGGGGGCGCGCGGCCGGCTCTCTCGGCGACGCGGGCTGTTTCTCCTTCTATCCGTCCAAGAACCTGGGGGCGTGCGGCGAGGGGGGCCTGGTCACCTCCGCGCGGGCCGACATCGCGGACAGAGTCAGGCGGCTGCGCGATCACGGCCAGTCGGAGAAATACGTCCACGCGGAGGAGGGATACAACGGCCGGCTCGACGCCTTGCAGGCCGCGATCCTGCGGGTCAAGCTGAAACGGCTCGCCGCCCGGAACGAGCGCCGGCGCGCCCTGGCCGCACGCTACGGTGCGCGGCTCGTCGAGATGGGGCTGGCCGCGCCCTCGAGCGGCGGGGGAGACCACCGGCAGGCCGGGGCGCCGCTTCGCCTCCCGGTCGAGAAGCCGTGGGGCACCCACGCCTATCATCTTTATACGGTGCGGTTGTCTCCAGGTGACGCTCGCCCAAGTGACGCTCGCCCAGGCGCCGCTTCGCTTCGCGACCGGGTGCGCGCCGCTCTCCTCGAGCAGGGGATCGAGACCGGCATCCACTACCCGATCCCTCTGCACCTGCAGCCGGCCTACGCGTGGATGGGCCTGCGCGAGGGGGCCTTCCCCGAGGCCGAGCGGGCAGCCCGCGAGGTCCTGTCGCTGCCGATCCATCCGGAGATGACCGACGACCAGGTGGACCGGGTGTGCGCGGCTCTTGCCAAGGCGCTCGCGCGGCCCTAG
- the wecB gene encoding UDP-N-acetylglucosamine 2-epimerase (non-hydrolyzing), which produces MLVAGARPNFMKVAPLLRAFRARPDRFDPRLVHTGQHYDEQMSDVFFEDLEIPPPDIHLGVRSGTHAAQTARIMEAFEKVIEEERPDWVVVVGDVNSTLACSVVAAKVTPPIRVAHVEAGLRSGDRTMPEEVNRIVTDALSDLLFTTSPDADRNLAAEGVPKRKIHRVGNVMIDTLRRFLARADSSDVMARLGIAPPFALLTLHRPSNVDDSQALQRIVAALDTIALEIPILFPVHPRTLKMIAAHGGEVGGGGLRLVEPLGYLDFLHLQKRARMILTDSGGIQEEASILGVPCLTLRENTERPITLSRGTNRLVGSDTARIVAAARQILRAPPPRPRSIPMWDGKAAARIVAVFARLGAGR; this is translated from the coding sequence CTGCTCGTCGCCGGCGCCCGTCCGAACTTCATGAAGGTCGCCCCCCTGTTGCGCGCGTTCCGGGCGCGCCCCGATCGGTTCGACCCCCGGCTGGTGCACACCGGCCAGCACTACGACGAACAGATGTCGGACGTGTTTTTCGAGGACCTGGAGATCCCGCCGCCCGACATCCACCTGGGCGTCCGGTCGGGCACGCACGCGGCGCAGACGGCGCGCATCATGGAGGCATTCGAGAAAGTCATCGAAGAGGAGCGCCCCGACTGGGTCGTGGTGGTCGGAGACGTCAACTCGACGCTGGCGTGCTCGGTGGTCGCCGCCAAGGTGACGCCTCCTATCAGGGTCGCGCACGTCGAGGCGGGCCTGCGCTCGGGCGATCGGACGATGCCGGAAGAGGTCAACCGTATCGTGACCGACGCCCTCTCCGACCTGCTCTTCACCACCAGTCCGGACGCCGATCGGAACCTGGCCGCCGAAGGGGTCCCGAAGCGCAAGATCCACCGGGTCGGGAACGTGATGATCGACACGCTGCGCCGCTTCCTGGCGCGCGCCGATTCGTCCGACGTGATGGCGCGGCTCGGGATCGCCCCTCCGTTCGCGTTGCTGACCCTGCACCGTCCCTCGAACGTGGACGATTCCCAGGCGTTGCAGCGCATCGTCGCGGCGCTCGATACCATCGCCCTGGAGATCCCGATCCTGTTCCCAGTCCATCCGCGGACGCTCAAGATGATCGCGGCGCACGGCGGCGAGGTGGGGGGCGGCGGCCTGCGTCTCGTCGAGCCGCTGGGATATCTCGACTTCCTGCACCTGCAGAAGCGGGCGCGGATGATCCTGACCGATTCGGGTGGGATCCAGGAAGAGGCCTCGATCCTCGGCGTCCCCTGCCTGACGCTGCGGGAGAACACGGAGCGTCCGATCACCCTCAGCCGCGGGACGAACCGCCTGGTGGGAAGCGACACGGCGAGAATCGTCGCCGCGGCCCGCCAGATTCTGAGAGCACCTCCGCCGCGCCCCCGGTCGATCCCGATGTGGGACGGCAAGGCGGCGGCCCGCATCGTCGCGGTCTTCGCGCGTCTCGGCGCGGGGCGCTAG